A genome region from Arachis duranensis cultivar V14167 chromosome 6, aradu.V14167.gnm2.J7QH, whole genome shotgun sequence includes the following:
- the LOC107492623 gene encoding villin-3, which translates to MSSATKVLDPAFQGAGQKAGTEIWRIENFQPVPLPKSEYGKFYMGDSYIILQTTQGKGGTYFYDIHFWIGKDTSQDEAGTAAIKTIELDASLGGRAVQHREIQGHESDKFLSYFKPCIIPLEGGVASGFKKPEEEEFETRLYVCKGKRVVRMKQVPFARSSLNHDDVFILDSQNKIYQFNGANSNIQERAKALEVIQYLKEKYHEGKCNVAIVDDGKLDTESDSGEFWVLFGGFAPIGKKVVSDDDIIPETTPAQLFSIADGEVKPVEGEFSKSLLDNSKCYLLDCGAEVFVWVGRVTQVEERKAACLAAEDFLTSQKRPKSTRITRVIQGYEPHSFKSNFDSWPSGSSNTGAEDGRGKVAALLKQQGIGVKGMTKSAPVNEEIPPLLEGGGKLEVWQINRSAKAPLPKEDIGKFYSGDCYIVLYTYHSGERKEDYYLCCWFGKDSIEEDQRMASRLANTMFSSLKGRPVQGRIFEGKEPPQFVALFQPMVVLKGGLSSGYKKLVADKGLQDETYTAESVALIRISRTAIHNNNAVQVDAVAASLNSAECFVLQSGSTMFTWHGNQSSFEQQQLAAKVAEFLKPGVALKHAKEGTESSAFWFALGGKQSYTSKKVNNDIIREPHLFSFSFNRGKFQVEEVYNFSQDDLLTEDILILDTHAEVFVWIGQSVDPKEKQNAFEIGQSYIDKAVSLEGLSPRVPLYKVTEGNEPCFFTTYFPWDHAKATVQGNSFQKKVTLLFGIRHAVEEKSNGPSQGGPRQRAAALAALSNAFNSSSDTTSSMSQDRLNGLNQGGPRQRAEALAALNSAFKSSSGTKSSSPKTTGRSQGSQRAAAVAALSQVLTAEKKKQSPDSSPVATRSPVVETSTSDAKSESTPSETEGPEEVAEVKETEEPAPGTGSNGNSEPKQESVEDSNDTQNSQTVFSYEQLKAKSGSHLSGIDLKRREAYLADNEFGTVFGMTKEAFYKLPRWKQDMLKKKHELF; encoded by the exons TGGAACTGAAATATGGAGGATTGAGAATTTTCAGCCAGTTCCATTGCCCAAATCAGAGTATGGAAAATTCTATATGGGAGATTCTTACATCATCTTGCAG ACAACACAAGGCAAAGGAGGCACTTATTTTTATGATATTCACTTTTGGATTGGAAAGGATACAAGTCAA GATGAGGCTGGAACAGCTGCCATTAAAACTATTGAACTTGATGCATCTCTTGGAGGACGTGCTGTGCAGCACAGGGAAATCCAAGGGCATGAATCTGACaaatttttgtcatattttaaGCCATGTATAATACCATTAGAAGGGGGTGTTGCATCTGGATTTAAAAAACCTGAAGAGGAGGAGTTCGAAACACGTTTATATGTATGTAAAGGAAAACGTGTTGTCAGAATGAAACAG GTCCCTTTTGCACGGTCTTCACTGAACCATGATGATGTATTCATCCTAGACTCACAGAATAAGATTTATCAATTCAATGGAGCTAATTCAAATATTCAGGAAAGGGCCAAGGCTTTGGAAGTTATCCAGTATCTGAAGGAAAAGTATCATGAAGGGAAGTGTAATGTTGCCATTGTTG ATGATGGAAAGTTGGACACTGAGTCAGACTCAGGTGAATTTTGGGTTCTCTTTGGTGGTTTTGCTCCAATTGGAAAGAAAGTAGTTAGTGATGATGATATCATTCCTGAGACAACTCCTGCCCAACTCTTTAG TATCGCTGATGGTGAGGTCAAGCCTGTAGAAGGTGAATTTTCTAAATCACTGCTGGACAACAGCAAATGCTATTTATTGGACTGTGGTGCTGAGGTATTCGTCTGGGTTGGCCGGGTCACACAAGTTGAAGAGCGAAAAGCAGCTTGTCTTGCAGCTGAG GATTTTCTTACAAGCCAGAAACGACCAAAATCTACAAGGATAACCAGGGTCATTCAAGGTTATGAACCACATTCATTTAAGTCTAACTTTGACTCTTGGCCATCAGGATCCTCTAATACTGGTGCTGAGGATGGAAGAGGAAAAGTTGCAG CTTTGCTGAAGCAACAAGGGATCGGTGTCAAAGGAATGACAAAAAGTGCCCCAGTAAATGAGGAAATTCCGCCTTTGCTTGAAGGAGGTGGAAAGTTGGAG GTTTGGCAAATCAATAGGAGTGCTAAAGCTCCATTACCTAAGGAGGATATTGGTAAATTTTATAGTGGTGATTGTTACATAGTACTGTACACTTATCACTCTGGCGAAAGAAAGGAAGATTATTACTTGTGCTGTTGGTTTGGCAAAGACAGCATTGAG GAGGACCAAAGAATGGCATCTCGTTTGGCCAATACAATGTTCAGCTCATTAAAGGGTAGACCTGTTCAG GGTCGCATTTTTGAAGGTAAAGAGCCACCCCAGTTTGTTGCTCTTTTCCAACCTATGGTGGTTCTCAAG GgaggtttgagctcaggttacAAAAAATTAGTAGCAGATAAAGGCTTGCAAGATGAGACATACACAGCAGAGAGTGTCGCACTTATTCGAATTTCTAGAACAGCCATACATAATAACAATGCAGTGCAAGTTGATGCA GTGGCAGCATCATTGAATTCTGCTGAGTGTTTTGTCCTTCAATCTGGTTCAACAATGTTCACTTGGCATGGCAATCAATCCTCCTTTGAGCAGCAGCAGCTAGCAGCGAAAGTTGCGGAGTTTTTAAAG CCTGGAGTTGCTTTAAAGCATGCTAAAGAAGGAACAGAAAGCTCAGCTTTCTGGTTTGCTCTTGGAGGAAAACAGAGTTACACCAGCAAAAAAGTCAACAATGACATTATCAGAGAACCACATTTGTTTAGTTTCTCTTTTAATAGAG GAAAGTTTCAG GTAGAGGAGGTGTACAACTTTTCCCAAGATGATTTGTTAACAGAGGACATCCTCATACTAGACACGCATGCAGAAGTGTTTGTTTGGATTGGCCAGTCTGTGGacccaaaagaaaaacaaaatgcttTTGAAATTGGCCAG AGCTATATAGATAAGGCTGTATCACTGGAGGGACTATCTCCTCGGGTACCGCTATATAAAGTAACAGAAGGGAATGAACCATGCTTTTTCACAACATACTTTCCATGGGACCATGCTAAAGCTACG GTTCAGGGGAACTCTTTCCAGAAAAAGGTGACATTACTCTTCGGGATTCGCCATGCTGTAGAG GAAAAGTCTAATGGACCAAGTCAAGGGGGACCAAGACAAAGAGCTGCAGCTTTGGCTGCCTTGTCTAATGCCTTTAATTCATCTTCTGATACGACATCCAGTATG TCACAGGATAGATTGAATGGGCTGAATCAAGGAGGACCAAGACAAAGAGCAGAAGCTTTGGCTGCTTTAAACTCTGCATTTAAATCATCATCCGGAACCAAAAGTTCTAGTCCTAAGACAACTGGAAGAAGTCAAGGATCACAAAGAGCAGCAGCAGTAGCTgctctctctcaagttcttacTGCTGAGAAGAAGAAACAGTCACCTGATTCTTCTCCTGTGGCAACCAGAAGTCCTGTCGTGGAAACTAGCACTTCTG ATGCTAAAAGTGAAAGCACCCCTTCCGAAACAGAAGGTCCTGAAGAAGTTGCTGAAGTCAAGGAGACAGAAGAACCTGCTCCTGGAACAGGTAGCAATGGGAATTCAGAACCAAAGCAAGAAAGTGTGGAAGATAGCAATGATACTCAAAATAGCCAGACTGTGTTCAGTTATGAGCAGTTAAAGGCTAAATCTGGTAGTCATCTGTCTGGAATTGATCTTAAACGCAGAGAG GCCTATCTGGCGGATAATGAATTCGGAACTGTATTTGGAATGACAAAAGAAGCATTCTATAAATTGCCAAGATGGAAGCAAGACATGCTGAAAAAGAAACATGAGTTGTTTTAG